The genomic stretch AAGGCGGTTTGCGCGGGTACGGAAGCTGCTGAAGAAACGGTACCGGGGCGAAGAGGATGAGGCGCTGGTGCGGCGCGCGTTTGAAAGGGCTGCGGCGGCCCATCACGGTCAGACGCGTATCAGCAATGAGCCCTATGTCATTCACAGCCTGGAAGTGGCGATTACGCTGGCGGACATCGGGCTGGACCCGGTGACGGTTTCGGCGGGGCTGCTCCACGACGTTCTGGAAGACACCAAGGTCACGCGCGAGGAGCTGCTGGCGGAGTTTGGCGCCGAGATCGTCTCGCTGGTCGATGCGGTGACGAAGATCAGCACGATCAGCCGGGCAGAGAAGCATGTGCCTCTCGAGATCGAGCAGGCGCAGAATATACGCAAGATGCTGGTCGCCACGGCGCAGGACATCCGCGTGATCCTGATCAAGCTGGCAGACCGCCTGCACAACATGCGCACCATCGACCACCTCGAGAAACCGCGCCGGATCGCGAATGCGCATGAAACGCTCAGCATTTACGCGCCGATCGCCGATCGCCTCGGAATCTCCGCGTGGAAATGGGAACTCGAGGACCTCGCGTTCCGGCAGTTGCACCCGGAAAAATATCGCGAGATCGAAGCGCTCGTGGCATTGAAGCGGCGCGACCGGGAGGCGCGCCTCGCGAAGGTGTTGGCGCTCTTGAACGAGCGTCTGCATAACGAAGAGATTCCGGCGCGGGTCTCGGGCCGCCCCAAGCATTTCTACAGCATCTACCAGAAGATGGAGCGGCAGGGAAAGACGTTCGACGAGGTCATGGACATCGAGGGCGTGCGCATCGTGACGGAGGACCGGGACGGCTGTTACAAGGCCATGGGCGTCGTGCACGACATGTGGCCGCCGGTGATGGGCCGGTTCAAGGACTATATCGCGGTGCCCAAATACAACATGTACCGGGCCATCCATACCACCGTCATGCGCGAGAACGGGACGCCGCTCGAGGTCCAGATTCGCTCGGAAGAAATGGACAAGACGGCGCGCGAAGGCATTGCAGCGCATTGGATCTACAAGGAAGGCGAGCGGGCGCGCGACAAGGAGCTCGACCGGCAGTTGACGTGGCTGCGCAGGATGTTCGGCTGGCTCAAGGACGATGCCGCGCCGGAAGAGGTCCTGGATACCGTCACGCGCGAGTTCTCCCCGTCTTACATCTACGCGTTCACGCCGAAAGGCGAAGTGCGCGAATTGCCGCGCGGCGCCACGCCGCTCGATTATGCGTACAACATCCACTCGGAGATCGGGCATCATTGTATCGGCGCGCGCGTCAACAGCCGGATCGTGCCGCTGACCTACAACCTGCGCACGGGCGAAGTAGTCGAGATCCTCACTTCGAAGAACAAGAACCCGTCGCGTGATTGGCTTGAAATCGTGGTCACGGGCAAGGCGCGCGCGCGCATCCGGCAGCGCCTGCGCGAGATCGGCGAGATGGAGCCGGCCGAGCCGCCGCGCGCGGAAAAGGAAACGGAGAAACCCGGCCCCGCCCACGTGCGCCGCGTCAGCCCGCCCGCGCCCGCCCGCGCCGTGCCGCAGGTTGACGCGGCCACGCGGCGCAAGATGATCCGGATCGACGGCGCGCGCAACATGCTGGTCCAGTTCGCGAAATGCTGCAATCCCATGCCTGGCGAGTCGCTCGCCGCCTATATTGTCCTGAAAGGGCTTGGGATTACGGTGCACCGCGCGGACTGCCGCGTGTTCCTGAAATCGCCGCGCGACCCGGACCGTGTCCTGGCCGCTTCGTGGGCCGGGGAAGGCGCGATTGAGCGCGCCGCGCGCGTGATCGTGACGCAACGCTTGAACGTGCTCGCCGACGTGATGGACGCGCTGCGTCCGCTGAACGTGGACATCGTCAAGGCGGGGTTCGCCTCGTACAAGAACGGAAAATACCGGCTCGATTTCGCCTACCAGGCCCCGGACGAGGATACGGCCAGGCTGGTCCTGCGCACGCTGGAATCGGTGCCGGGCGTCGTCGAGGCGAAGCGATTACGCCTGGACAACGTGGAGTCCGGGCCGATTGCGCCGAAGGAGTGACGCGCCGTGGGCCGATTTGAACTGGTGTCGGACTTCAAACCGGCAGGCGACCAGCCCGAGGCGATCGAGGAACTCGCCGCGCACCTGGAAGACGGGGCCAAGCACGTCGTGCTGCTCGGCGTGACGGGTTCGGGCAAGACGTTCACGGTCGCGAACGTCGTGGCGCGCCTGAACCGGCCCACGCTCGTCCTCGCGCACAACAAGATCCTGGCCGCGCAGCTTTACGGCGAGTTCAAGGAGCTTTTCCCGAACAATGCCGTCGAGTACTTCGTCAGCTACTACGATTACTACCAGCCGGAGGCCTACGTCCCCGCGACCGACACCTATATCGAAAAGGAATCGTCGATCAACGATGAAATCGACAAGATGCGCCACGCGGCCACGCGCGCGGTACTCACCCGGCGCGACGTGCTCGTCGTCGCGAGCGTCTCGTGCATCTACGGCATCGGCTCGCCCGAGACCTACCGCCAGATGCGCGTGGAAATCGAGGAGAATGCGCCGCTCAACCGCGAGCGGCTCCTCGAAGGCCTCGTCGCGATGCAGTATGCGCGCAACGACCTCGATTTCCACCGGGGCACGTTCCGCGCGCGCGGCGATATCGTGGACGTGTTCCCCGCGCACGAGGCCGAGCGCGCGGTGCGCATCGAGTTCTTCGGCGACGTCGTGGAGGGACTCCACGAGATCGATCCCCTGCGCGGCACGGTATTGCGGCGGCTGCACCGCGCGGAGATCTTCCCCGGCACGCACTATGCCACGACCGCCGAAAGCCT from Candidatus Hydrogenedentota bacterium encodes the following:
- a CDS encoding bifunctional (p)ppGpp synthetase/guanosine-3',5'-bis(diphosphate) 3'-pyrophosphohydrolase; this encodes RRFARVRKLLKKRYRGEEDEALVRRAFERAAAAHHGQTRISNEPYVIHSLEVAITLADIGLDPVTVSAGLLHDVLEDTKVTREELLAEFGAEIVSLVDAVTKISTISRAEKHVPLEIEQAQNIRKMLVATAQDIRVILIKLADRLHNMRTIDHLEKPRRIANAHETLSIYAPIADRLGISAWKWELEDLAFRQLHPEKYREIEALVALKRRDREARLAKVLALLNERLHNEEIPARVSGRPKHFYSIYQKMERQGKTFDEVMDIEGVRIVTEDRDGCYKAMGVVHDMWPPVMGRFKDYIAVPKYNMYRAIHTTVMRENGTPLEVQIRSEEMDKTAREGIAAHWIYKEGERARDKELDRQLTWLRRMFGWLKDDAAPEEVLDTVTREFSPSYIYAFTPKGEVRELPRGATPLDYAYNIHSEIGHHCIGARVNSRIVPLTYNLRTGEVVEILTSKNKNPSRDWLEIVVTGKARARIRQRLREIGEMEPAEPPRAEKETEKPGPAHVRRVSPPAPARAVPQVDAATRRKMIRIDGARNMLVQFAKCCNPMPGESLAAYIVLKGLGITVHRADCRVFLKSPRDPDRVLAASWAGEGAIERAARVIVTQRLNVLADVMDALRPLNVDIVKAGFASYKNGKYRLDFAYQAPDEDTARLVLRTLESVPGVVEAKRLRLDNVESGPIAPKE